In one window of Photorhabdus laumondii subsp. laumondii DNA:
- a CDS encoding MFS transporter, whose product MKNFSLSNYTSIPACIWGLFLGTFVTRSTSMMVWPFISIILYTKFHFTASMIGLVLSLSIAISSILSFYAGYFSDKVGRAKIIIIGCLISSLAYLILWLSEHQSGFIIGTLLANISWALVNNPIKAVIGDIIEEKQVRENAMYLRYLFLNAGAVVGPYLGVKLSLDINSISFLIVSLSYVIFMIPVYLFGKKIKIKLTNNDDFKGTMKVLLNDRVFLMLVINNILMMFIFGHFDSTLPQLITSLGFNGYAEFIASLIMLHAVTIVVMQLPFSILTQKMALETKINVGSVLLILSEFMFFISFKYYDVYLLWYVAAFIMSISQTILFPCVNVFIDRLAPNDLRGAYFGAASLYSIGFSISPLVGGTVIQLFNGGVLFQLLAILSVLMLVIFCRMFKLRDKHEINIRRSLKS is encoded by the coding sequence ATGAAAAATTTTTCTCTTAGTAATTATACATCCATACCGGCATGTATATGGGGTCTATTTCTTGGGACTTTTGTAACAAGATCAACATCAATGATGGTATGGCCTTTTATATCCATCATACTATATACAAAGTTTCATTTTACTGCATCGATGATTGGATTAGTTCTCTCTTTATCCATTGCGATTTCATCAATATTAAGTTTTTATGCGGGTTACTTCTCTGATAAAGTCGGCCGGGCTAAGATAATCATCATTGGATGTCTTATCTCTTCATTGGCATATTTAATATTATGGTTATCTGAACATCAATCTGGTTTTATTATTGGTACTTTATTAGCGAATATTTCCTGGGCGCTGGTGAATAACCCAATAAAAGCCGTTATCGGTGATATTATCGAGGAAAAGCAGGTAAGAGAGAATGCCATGTACTTAAGGTATTTATTTCTTAATGCGGGTGCGGTAGTCGGGCCTTATTTAGGCGTAAAATTAAGCCTGGATATTAATTCTATTTCTTTTCTGATTGTTTCACTATCTTATGTAATTTTTATGATCCCTGTTTATTTATTTGGTAAGAAAATAAAAATAAAATTAACAAATAATGATGATTTTAAAGGAACGATGAAGGTTTTATTAAATGACCGGGTGTTTTTAATGTTGGTCATAAATAATATTCTCATGATGTTTATTTTTGGCCATTTTGATTCAACTTTGCCACAGTTAATTACTTCATTAGGGTTTAATGGGTATGCTGAGTTTATTGCTTCGCTTATTATGTTACATGCGGTAACCATTGTCGTTATGCAGTTACCGTTTTCCATATTAACGCAAAAAATGGCGTTAGAAACGAAAATAAACGTAGGGTCTGTATTACTCATTTTATCTGAATTTATGTTCTTTATTTCATTCAAATATTATGATGTTTATTTATTGTGGTATGTGGCTGCTTTTATCATGAGTATCAGTCAAACTATTTTGTTTCCATGTGTGAATGTTTTTATTGATCGTTTGGCACCAAATGATTTACGTGGCGCATATTTTGGTGCAGCGTCACTCTATAGTATCGGTTTTTCTATATCTCCATTGGTTGGTGGTACTGTTATCCAATTATTTAATGGTGGAGTGTTATTTCAATTATTAGCGATATTAAGTGTATTGATGTTGGTAATTTTCTGTCGGATGTTTAAACTAAGGGATAAACATGAAATTAATATTAGAAGAAGTCTCAAATCTTAG
- a CDS encoding EamA family transporter produces the protein MSTWLIYALLSAFTAALVAIFGKIGLQNLDANTATAIRAVIMALFLVGVVVVQGKLNLVSEIVANRKALLFIVLSGVAGALSWLFYFLAIKNGHVSQVAPIDKLSVVFAVIFAVILFGEKISLMAAGGVALITAGALMVALG, from the coding sequence ATGAGTACCTGGCTTATCTATGCCTTATTATCAGCGTTTACTGCCGCTTTAGTCGCTATCTTCGGGAAAATCGGGTTGCAAAATCTTGATGCCAATACAGCAACAGCAATACGCGCAGTCATTATGGCGTTGTTTCTTGTCGGCGTTGTTGTCGTACAGGGAAAGTTAAATCTGGTGAGTGAAATAGTGGCAAACCGCAAGGCATTGCTTTTTATCGTTTTAAGCGGTGTGGCGGGGGCATTGTCATGGCTGTTTTACTTTCTAGCAATTAAAAACGGTCATGTTTCTCAGGTTGCCCCAATTGATAAACTCAGTGTCGTGTTTGCCGTCATCTTCGCCGTTATCTTATTTGGTGAAAAAATATCACTGATGGCCGCAGGTGGTGTTGCACTGATTACTGCCGGTGCATTAATGGTTGCTCTGGGCTGA
- a CDS encoding SidA/IucD/PvdA family monooxygenase, with product MNKQFYDVVMCGAGPANISLIPDLLKDEAIKNCLILEKTEMVGSGSLKKYKITANSLGSVFLEKFDGCDDELSQYIRSTSEWEHFSANKDKPVELRFVGQYLERIARFIQENKYGDRFNILTEAEVKKIKQNEEGNYDITYHKNNEDYIVSARKVLFNIGGNPNESRLLHNSNNITSGDFIKGFYDEVINKGDVKSISILGSSHSSVSCLIRLIEQLEFAGKINVFVNKDFKLFFDSPSSAESYDYDFTQEDICPLSNRVNRYSGLRYDSFAFAQELKERKYKNISILNISEISDDEVIKLINCDDLLIHCTGYHSKLVEIIDKNNIPLEFKSDRYGLLTNEKLSPISTSGEVLNNFHTFGLGSGVKTGGENGGEASFHGRIDGVWVYQHVIYDIVFN from the coding sequence ATGAATAAGCAGTTTTATGATGTGGTAATGTGTGGTGCAGGTCCTGCAAATATTTCATTAATCCCGGATTTATTAAAAGATGAAGCTATAAAAAATTGTCTGATTTTAGAAAAAACAGAGATGGTGGGTTCTGGTTCATTAAAGAAATATAAAATTACCGCGAACTCTTTAGGTAGTGTATTTTTAGAGAAATTTGACGGTTGTGATGATGAGCTTAGTCAATATATAAGATCAACATCGGAATGGGAACATTTTAGTGCCAATAAAGATAAGCCCGTTGAATTGAGATTTGTCGGCCAATATTTGGAGAGAATTGCCCGCTTTATTCAGGAAAACAAATATGGTGATCGGTTTAATATTTTGACTGAAGCGGAAGTGAAAAAAATTAAGCAGAATGAAGAGGGTAACTATGATATAACTTATCATAAAAATAATGAAGATTATATTGTATCCGCGCGAAAAGTACTGTTTAATATAGGTGGAAATCCAAACGAATCCAGATTATTGCATAATAGCAATAATATTACCTCTGGTGATTTTATTAAAGGTTTTTATGATGAGGTTATAAATAAAGGTGATGTAAAAAGTATATCAATATTGGGTTCATCACACAGTTCAGTTTCTTGTTTGATTAGACTTATTGAGCAATTAGAATTTGCAGGAAAAATAAATGTTTTTGTGAATAAAGATTTCAAGTTGTTTTTTGATTCGCCTTCAAGCGCAGAATCTTACGACTACGATTTTACACAGGAAGATATTTGCCCTTTAAGTAACCGAGTTAATAGATATTCAGGTTTAAGATATGATTCTTTTGCTTTTGCACAAGAACTTAAAGAAAGAAAATATAAAAATATTTCTATCTTGAATATTTCAGAAATTTCTGATGATGAAGTTATTAAACTCATTAATTGTGATGATTTATTGATTCACTGTACGGGATATCACTCAAAACTTGTCGAAATTATTGATAAAAATAATATTCCTCTTGAATTTAAAAGTGATAGATATGGTTTGCTAACTAATGAAAAATTAAGTCCTATATCGACGTCAGGTGAAGTACTTAATAATTTTCACACATTTGGTCTGGGATCGGGTGTCAAGACGGGGGGTGAAAATGGTGGAGAGGCGAGTTTTCATGGAAGAATTGACGGGGTTTGGGTATATCAGCATGTTATATATGACATCGTATTTAATTGA
- a CDS encoding ParB N-terminal domain-containing protein — MKLILEEVSNLRPTELHCPVRVEQLIEKVKLEGFWTQPIWIDEATHVVIDGHHRLELAKTLKLSCIPCLAFDYEKELLVYSRNENKTINHRDVIKAGLDKQPLGYKQTRHEFAGNVIETQISLKMLGFVNE, encoded by the coding sequence ATGAAATTAATATTAGAAGAAGTCTCAAATCTTAGACCAACTGAATTACATTGTCCTGTTCGTGTTGAGCAGTTAATAGAGAAAGTTAAACTTGAAGGTTTTTGGACTCAACCAATCTGGATTGATGAAGCAACGCATGTGGTTATTGATGGTCATCATAGACTGGAATTAGCCAAGACACTAAAATTAAGTTGTATTCCTTGTCTGGCATTTGATTATGAGAAGGAGCTGTTGGTTTATTCCCGCAATGAGAATAAAACAATTAATCATCGTGATGTTATTAAGGCGGGTTTAGATAAACAACCTCTTGGTTATAAACAGACTCGTCATGAGTTTGCCGGGAATGTTATTGAAACACAAATTTCGTTAAAAATGTTAGGGTTTGTCAATGAATAA